From Rutidosis leptorrhynchoides isolate AG116_Rl617_1_P2 chromosome 3, CSIRO_AGI_Rlap_v1, whole genome shotgun sequence, a single genomic window includes:
- the LOC139899675 gene encoding uncharacterized protein — translation MDETYKMLEFLDDDSDDEKIVSFVNTLTEEEVKEYLRKPTTEDITRLYNFHAQKHGLPGMLGSIDCSNNDINVLNTSPIFNTIKDGTAPPSPFDVNGRHYERESARKDIECAFGVLHGRFAMLETPARSKDFNKIRRHMYACIVLHNMIQENNGFAIGRREERMIQRNLPRRLQRDLRDRDARVEEIRDKQVHKQLEADLTKHIWNLSPYFQTDNNNE, via the exons ATGGACGAAACATACAAGATGCTCGAGTTTCTTGATGATGATTCCGATGATGAAAAAATTGTTAGTTTTGTTAATACTTTAACGGAAGAAGAAGTCAA AGAATATTTGCGAAAACCAACTACCGAAGATATTACTAGACTTTATAATTTTCACGCACAAAAACATGGTTTACCGGGTATGCTTGgtagtattgatt GTTCGAACAATGACATTAACGTTTTAAATACCTCACCAATTTTCAACACTATAAAAGATGGAACTGCTCCACCTTCACCATTTGATGTCAACGGGCGTCACTACGAAAGAG AAAGTGCAAGGAAAGATATTGAGTGTGCATTTGGAGTATTACATGGTAGATTTGCAATGTTAGAAACTCCGGCAAGATCTAAAGacttcaacaaaattagaagacatatGTATGCTTGTATTGTATTACATAACATGATTCAAGAAAATAACGGTTTTGCTATTGGAAGGAGAGAAGAAAGAATGATACAAAGGAACCTACCACGAAGGTTGCAACGGGATTTGAGGGATCGAGATGCAAGGGTTGAGGAAATAAGAGACAAGCAAGTTCACAAACAGTTAGAGGCAGATTTAACCAAGCACATTTGGAACTTATCACCTTACTTTCAGAccgataataataatgagtaa
- the LOC139895744 gene encoding uncharacterized protein has protein sequence MRREKITTPRAVEFKLQQENGIGESFRVLYYGKASSVPFMWESQPGTPKHVLTESCLPPLTPPPSYNQSNQKYNSSRDISNYSRKPGSLRDFFLASSRKTSSFSSCSVSSSSSLSSHLNSSQSSPAMFRIEDDCSGDSPTSTLCFGGGFKKSYRIKKVRKTMFSFLS, from the exons atgcgTAGAGAAAAAATAACAACACCAAGAGCAGTAGAATTCAAACTACAACAAGAAAATGGTATTGGTGAATCATTCAGAGTATTGTACTACGGAAAGGCTTCATCTGTGCCGTTCATGTGGGAATCACAACCAG GTACTCCTAAACATGTACTCACGGAATCATGTCTCCCTCCGCTTACTCCACCGCCATCGTACAATCAAAGCAACCAAAAGTACAACTCATCAAGGGATATAAGTAACTATTCAAGGAAACCCGGTTCTTTACGTGACTTTTTTCTTGCTTCTTCAAGGAAAACGTCGTCGTTTTCATCTTGCTCTGTATCTTCATCTTCATCGTTGTCATCGCATTTGAACTCGTCACAGTCTTCTCCGGCAATGTTTCGGATTGAGGATGATTGTAGTGGTGATTCACCGACGTCTACGTTGTGTTTTGGTGGCGGGTTTAAGAAAAGTTATAGGATTAAGAAAGTAAGGAAAACAATGTTTTCTTTTTTGTCATAG